One part of the Mariniflexile litorale genome encodes these proteins:
- a CDS encoding GTP cyclohydrolase — protein sequence MISIKEVNTKSDLKAFVKFPFKLYKNSKYWVPPIISEEIKTFNKEENPVFNDAEARLFLAYKNNEIVGRVAAIINWLEVKDQTLKKMRFGWFDFIDDLEVSQALFNQVESIGKSHGLKYTEGPVGFSNLDKVGVMTEGFETISTMITWYNHPYYIKHYEHAGYAVEKSYSESKFPFKNVKPEFFLKAQELIKKRYQLKALKFTKTEEVMPYADKMFDLFNESYASLASFVAITDIQKEYFKKKFISFVNPEYIKFVVDKEDKLVGFAIVMPAFAKALQKMNGKLFPFGFRHILHAKKHSKDVIFYLIGIHPDYQNKGVHAVIFNEYYNTFTEKGIETCFRTPELEDNYAIHQIWKHFDPVVYKRRKTFRKDL from the coding sequence ATGATTTCAATAAAAGAAGTAAACACCAAAAGTGATTTAAAAGCTTTTGTAAAATTCCCTTTCAAACTATATAAAAACTCAAAATACTGGGTACCTCCTATTATTAGTGAAGAAATAAAAACTTTCAACAAAGAAGAAAACCCGGTATTTAATGATGCTGAAGCTAGATTGTTTTTAGCTTATAAAAACAATGAGATTGTAGGTCGGGTTGCCGCCATTATTAATTGGTTGGAAGTTAAGGACCAAACACTAAAAAAAATGCGGTTTGGCTGGTTTGACTTTATTGATGATTTAGAAGTTTCCCAAGCGTTATTTAATCAAGTTGAAAGCATCGGGAAATCGCATGGTTTAAAATACACTGAAGGACCTGTTGGATTTTCAAATTTAGATAAGGTTGGTGTTATGACCGAAGGGTTTGAAACCATCTCTACTATGATTACCTGGTACAATCATCCATATTACATAAAACATTATGAGCACGCAGGATATGCTGTTGAAAAATCATATTCCGAAAGTAAATTTCCTTTTAAAAATGTAAAACCTGAATTCTTTTTAAAGGCACAAGAACTTATAAAGAAACGCTATCAACTTAAAGCGTTGAAATTTACAAAAACTGAAGAGGTTATGCCTTATGCAGATAAAATGTTCGACTTATTTAATGAAAGTTATGCGTCACTAGCTTCTTTTGTAGCTATTACAGACATTCAAAAAGAATATTTCAAAAAGAAATTCATCAGTTTTGTAAATCCAGAATACATTAAGTTTGTAGTCGATAAAGAAGATAAACTTGTTGGTTTTGCTATTGTAATGCCTGCTTTTGCCAAAGCTTTACAAAAAATGAATGGAAAACTTTTCCCTTTTGGATTTCGACATATTTTGCATGCGAAAAAACACAGTAAAGATGTTATTTTTTATTTAATAGGAATTCATCCCGATTACCAAAACAAAGGGGTACACGCTGTTATTTTTAATGAATATTATAATACGTTTACCGAAAAAGGAATTGAAACCTGCTTTAGAACTCCTGAGTTAGAAGATAATTATGCCATACATCAAATATGGAAACATTTTGATCCTGTGGTTTATAAACGTCGAAAAACATTTAGAAAAGATTTATAA
- a CDS encoding transporter, with protein sequence MNLIKSTLFFLVSLITTQAFSQYTDVINSNRPGVSRSAFSVGTNVVQFEVGPYMVKEERTPAASYEVDGFGVDFAVRYGLLWEELELNIEGTFQSDTKTNTSTILSEDKRSNFKFLTVGAKYLVYDPYKNSENEKPNLYSWKANHRFKWRSLIPAVSIYAGANYDIENNPYTASNIEGFSPKIMIATQHNFSGGWVFVMNLIKDRIGTEQSDFQYILTLTHSLNPKWVIFGETQGIKSDFYADNLLRLGGGYLWSKNFQLDTAVTFNTKNTPSVFGVNLGMSYRLDFHKDKEKEKEKKTDNGTSAKDEAERQSRKNKSKGTTDVIEDYNKKQKRKEQDFN encoded by the coding sequence ATGAATCTAATCAAATCTACCCTATTTTTTCTAGTAAGTTTAATAACCACACAAGCCTTTTCACAATATACCGATGTTATAAATTCCAATCGACCTGGCGTATCTAGAAGTGCTTTTTCTGTTGGTACCAATGTTGTCCAGTTTGAAGTTGGTCCTTATATGGTAAAAGAAGAAAGAACCCCTGCTGCCAGTTATGAAGTTGATGGCTTCGGTGTCGATTTTGCAGTTCGTTATGGCTTATTATGGGAAGAATTAGAACTGAATATTGAAGGCACTTTCCAGAGTGACACCAAAACCAATACCTCTACTATTTTATCAGAAGACAAGCGTTCTAATTTTAAATTTTTAACTGTTGGCGCAAAGTATTTAGTGTACGATCCCTATAAAAATTCAGAAAACGAAAAACCAAATTTATACAGCTGGAAAGCAAACCATCGTTTTAAGTGGCGTTCTTTAATTCCTGCTGTATCTATTTATGCTGGTGCTAATTATGACATAGAAAACAATCCTTATACGGCTTCTAATATTGAAGGGTTTAGTCCTAAAATTATGATTGCAACACAACATAACTTTTCAGGTGGCTGGGTATTTGTTATGAATTTAATTAAAGATAGAATCGGAACAGAACAATCTGATTTTCAATATATATTAACCTTAACCCATTCACTTAATCCTAAATGGGTCATATTTGGTGAAACCCAAGGTATAAAAAGTGATTTTTATGCCGACAACTTATTGAGGTTAGGTGGTGGTTATTTATGGAGCAAAAATTTTCAATTAGATACAGCCGTAACTTTCAATACAAAAAATACGCCGTCTGTATTTGGTGTTAATTTAGGCATGTCTTACCGTTTAGATTTTCATAAGGATAAAGAAAAAGAGAAAGAGAAAAAAACAGACAATGGTACTTCAGCCAAAGATGAAGCTGAAAGACAATCTAGAAAAAATAAATCCAAGGGAACGACTGATGTTATAGAAGATTATAATAAAAAACAAAAAAGAAAAGAACAAGATTTTAATTAA
- a CDS encoding S9 family peptidase → MSLPEIIQTPQASKQPKELKIHDDVRIDNYYWLNDRENPEVINYLNAENTYTKEVMKHTEAFQKDLFEEMKGRIKEDDASVPYKLNGYWYITRYEKGQDYPIYLRKKESLEAPDEILFDCNEMAKGFAFFNLGSISISPDNKLVSFSTDIVGRRQYTIQIKNLVTGEIYSDKILNSTSSSTWANDNKTLFYCRKNEVTLRSDKVFKHKLNTESIEDVEVFHEADETFNTFVYKTKSKKYLIIGSSSTVSSEYRYVNADTPDGEFKVFQKRQRDFEYSIAHYMDSFYIISNCDGATNFKLLKTSELHTEKAYWEDVIPHRKEVLLEDIEIFKDYLVLNERENGLNKLRIISWDGNEDYFLPFESETYTAYMGNNPDFDSEVLRYAYNSLTSPSSVIDYNFKTKTSEVKKEQEVLGGTFKKENYESKRIWATARDGVKVPMSLVYKKGIALDGTSPLLQYAYGSYGSTIDPSFSSVRLSLLDRGFIYVIAHIRGGEYLGRDWYENGKLLNKLNTFYDFIDCSKYLIEQNYTSAKHLYAYGGSAGGLLMGAVINMNPELYHGVLAAVPFVDVVTTMLDDTIPLTTGEYDEWGNPNKLEYYNYMKLYSPYDNVDSKKYPNILVTTGLHDSQVQYWEPAKWVAKLRELKIDTNKLLLYTDMDAGHGGASGRFESLKEVALEYAFLLDLEGIHG, encoded by the coding sequence ATGTCTTTACCAGAAATAATTCAAACACCTCAAGCAAGTAAGCAACCAAAAGAACTCAAAATTCATGATGATGTTCGTATTGATAATTATTATTGGTTGAATGATAGAGAAAATCCAGAAGTGATTAATTATTTAAATGCTGAAAACACCTACACTAAAGAGGTTATGAAGCATACTGAAGCGTTTCAAAAGGATTTGTTTGAAGAAATGAAAGGAAGAATTAAGGAAGATGATGCTTCGGTGCCTTACAAGTTAAACGGCTATTGGTATATTACGCGTTACGAAAAAGGGCAAGATTATCCCATATATCTTCGTAAAAAAGAGTCTTTAGAAGCTCCAGATGAAATACTGTTCGATTGTAACGAGATGGCAAAAGGTTTTGCTTTTTTTAATTTAGGGAGCATCTCTATTAGTCCTGATAACAAGTTGGTAAGTTTTTCAACAGATATTGTTGGAAGAAGGCAGTACACCATTCAAATTAAAAATTTAGTTACAGGAGAAATCTATTCAGACAAAATTTTGAATAGTACAAGCAGTTCTACTTGGGCAAATGATAACAAAACTTTGTTTTATTGCAGAAAAAATGAAGTCACTTTGCGTTCGGATAAAGTTTTTAAACATAAATTAAATACAGAGAGCATAGAAGACGTAGAGGTTTTTCATGAAGCGGATGAAACGTTTAACACGTTTGTCTATAAAACAAAATCAAAAAAATATTTAATTATTGGTTCGTCAAGTACAGTCTCATCAGAGTACCGTTATGTAAATGCCGATACACCCGATGGTGAATTTAAAGTATTTCAAAAGCGACAACGCGATTTTGAATACAGCATTGCACATTATATGGATAGTTTTTATATCATTTCAAATTGTGATGGTGCTACCAATTTTAAATTACTTAAAACCAGTGAACTTCATACAGAAAAAGCCTATTGGGAGGATGTAATTCCGCACAGAAAAGAAGTGCTTTTAGAGGATATTGAAATTTTTAAAGACTATTTGGTTCTTAACGAACGCGAAAACGGACTTAATAAATTACGGATCATCAGTTGGGATGGAAATGAAGATTATTTTCTGCCTTTTGAAAGTGAAACCTACACAGCATATATGGGTAACAATCCTGATTTTGATAGTGAGGTACTACGATATGCATACAATTCATTAACCTCACCAAGTTCAGTTATCGATTATAATTTTAAAACTAAAACGAGTGAAGTTAAAAAAGAGCAGGAAGTTTTAGGCGGCACATTTAAAAAAGAAAATTACGAATCGAAACGTATATGGGCAACCGCACGTGACGGGGTAAAAGTACCTATGTCATTGGTTTATAAAAAAGGCATAGCTTTAGATGGTACAAGTCCGTTGTTGCAATACGCTTACGGCTCTTACGGTTCAACAATCGATCCTTCTTTTTCTTCAGTACGACTAAGCTTGCTCGATCGTGGGTTTATTTACGTCATAGCACACATTCGTGGTGGTGAGTATTTAGGTAGAGATTGGTATGAAAATGGAAAGCTATTAAATAAACTAAACACATTTTATGATTTTATTGATTGCTCAAAGTATTTAATAGAACAAAATTATACTTCAGCTAAACATTTATATGCTTATGGCGGATCTGCTGGTGGGTTACTTATGGGAGCTGTTATTAACATGAATCCAGAATTATATCATGGAGTTCTTGCTGCTGTCCCGTTTGTAGATGTGGTAACAACAATGTTGGATGATACTATTCCTTTAACAACAGGAGAGTATGATGAATGGGGAAATCCTAACAAATTGGAGTATTATAATTATATGAAATTATATTCACCTTACGATAACGTAGATTCAAAAAAATATCCTAATATATTGGTTACAACAGGATTGCATGATTCTCAAGTACAATATTGGGAACCTGCAAAATGGGTAGCTAAATTAAGAGAATTAAAAATTGATACTAATAAATTATTGCTTTATACTGATATGGATGCTGGTCATGGTGGGGCATCAGGGCGTTTTGAAAGCTTAAAAGAAGTTGCTTTAGAATATGCCTTTTTATTAGATTTAGAAGGAATTCATGGTTAA
- a CDS encoding YbaB/EbfC family nucleoid-associated protein, whose amino-acid sequence MFGDMMNMMGKLKETQKKVEETKKRLDTVLIDEKSSDNKIQVSLTANRTIKSIDIDESLLEDKEQLEDYLILTLNKAIEKATSINEAELAAVAKEGMPNIPGLDMFK is encoded by the coding sequence ATGTTTGGAGATATGATGAATATGATGGGTAAACTGAAAGAAACCCAAAAAAAGGTAGAAGAAACTAAAAAACGTTTAGATACCGTTTTAATTGACGAAAAAAGTAGCGACAATAAAATTCAAGTTTCTTTAACAGCCAATAGAACCATTAAATCTATTGATATTGATGAAAGTTTGCTTGAAGATAAAGAACAACTTGAAGATTATTTAATTCTTACTTTGAATAAAGCCATTGAAAAAGCCACAAGTATAAACGAAGCTGAACTTGCTGCAGTTGCTAAAGAAGGTATGCCGAATATTCCGGGATTGGATATGTTTAAATAG
- a CDS encoding DUF4834 family protein yields MLQQASVTGFIRTILIIILIYYGLKVLSRLFAPLLLKYIAKKAEQKFGGQFQQGPQQPQPKKKGEVTIDKIPNTKTSNKDVGEYVDYEEID; encoded by the coding sequence ATGTTACAACAAGCATCTGTAACCGGTTTTATTAGAACAATTTTAATTATTATCCTTATTTATTATGGGTTGAAGGTTCTATCAAGACTGTTTGCGCCTTTATTACTTAAATATATAGCTAAAAAAGCGGAACAAAAGTTTGGGGGACAATTTCAACAAGGACCTCAACAACCACAGCCAAAAAAGAAAGGTGAAGTAACCATTGATAAAATACCAAACACAAAAACTTCAAATAAAGATGTTGGTGAATATGTGGATTACGAAGAAATTGACTAA
- a CDS encoding YfhO family protein, with the protein MQFSIKKLLPHILVILGFVIISLAYFNPVLQGKQIFQSDIMQYIGMSKQQKDFKAETGEETYWTNSAFAGMPTYQLGAKYPHNYIKKLDLTLRFLPRPADYLFLYLLGFYVLLLVLKVDFKLATIGALAFGFSTYLIIILGVGHNSKAHAIAYMPLVLSGILLTFQKRYVAGFLLTTVAMGLEMVANHFQMTYYLMLLVLVLGVAYLIDAYKKKELPHFFKTVGILLVAVILSIALNATNVLATQEYVKESTRGKSELTINPDGSPKEVSSGLDRDYITQFSYGFAETFNLFIPRFMGGGNGEDVGKDSATYEAFRKLGATTTQAAQEAKRAPMYWGDQPIVEAPAYIGAVVLFLFVFALFLVKGRLKWWLVGGSIMALLLSYGKNLSFLTDFFIDYVPMYNKFRAVTSIQVILELCIPVLAIFGLVKLFNAFEKKEEKEKALKYSAIITGGLALVFLLFKLSLFDFVGVNDGYYRQNYGQAFVDALKMDRKTIFTNDTIRTLILVLLSAGAIYMYLKNKLKEKWVIVAFGALILFDLVGVDRRYVNNDDFVSAIQVNKPFEATEVDNHILKDTSYYRVFDLVGGAAKPSYFHNSLNGYNAAELKRYSELFDFYVEKNNINVLSMLNTKYLIAQDKEGNLFPYENDEANGHAWFIKELIPVTSANEEIKTLDSLDNKNKAVYNSEIYKKLENNYKVDSLATIKLVSYKPNNLKYHSDNINRGFAVFSEIYYGNGWKTFIDGKETTHMRVNYTLRGMEIPAGKHTIEFKFDPDVVKTGSRIALASSILLGLLLLGGLFYEFKMKKESA; encoded by the coding sequence ATGCAGTTTTCAATAAAAAAGCTTCTTCCGCACATTCTAGTCATTCTAGGGTTTGTTATTATTTCATTAGCCTATTTTAATCCAGTTTTACAAGGAAAGCAAATTTTTCAAAGCGATATCATGCAATATATTGGCATGAGTAAGCAGCAAAAAGATTTTAAAGCAGAAACTGGCGAAGAAACTTATTGGACAAATAGTGCCTTTGCGGGTATGCCAACCTATCAATTAGGTGCAAAATATCCACATAATTATATTAAAAAATTAGATTTAACGCTTCGTTTTTTACCACGACCTGCCGATTATTTGTTCCTATATTTATTAGGTTTTTATGTGTTATTATTGGTATTGAAAGTCGATTTTAAATTAGCAACCATTGGTGCACTTGCATTTGGTTTTTCAACCTATTTAATCATAATTTTAGGTGTAGGTCATAACAGTAAAGCACATGCCATAGCCTACATGCCATTAGTTCTAAGCGGTATTTTATTGACTTTTCAAAAGCGTTATGTCGCAGGTTTCTTGCTTACAACTGTAGCAATGGGGCTAGAAATGGTGGCAAACCATTTTCAAATGACTTATTACTTAATGCTATTAGTACTTGTTTTAGGTGTTGCTTATTTAATTGACGCTTATAAAAAGAAAGAATTGCCTCATTTCTTTAAAACCGTTGGTATTTTATTAGTTGCCGTTATTTTATCCATTGCATTAAACGCAACTAACGTATTGGCAACTCAGGAGTATGTTAAAGAAAGTACTCGTGGAAAAAGTGAATTAACAATTAATCCAGATGGTTCGCCAAAAGAAGTTAGTTCTGGGTTAGATAGAGATTATATTACACAATTTAGTTATGGTTTCGCGGAAACATTTAATCTGTTCATCCCTCGATTTATGGGAGGCGGTAACGGTGAAGATGTTGGTAAAGATTCTGCTACTTATGAAGCTTTTAGAAAACTAGGAGCTACTACAACACAAGCAGCGCAAGAAGCAAAACGTGCACCTATGTATTGGGGAGATCAACCTATTGTAGAAGCACCAGCTTATATTGGTGCGGTGGTACTCTTCTTATTTGTTTTTGCATTATTTTTAGTTAAAGGACGTTTAAAATGGTGGCTCGTTGGCGGGTCTATTATGGCATTATTATTATCCTATGGAAAAAATTTAAGTTTTTTAACCGATTTCTTTATTGATTATGTACCTATGTACAATAAATTTAGAGCAGTTACTTCCATACAAGTTATTTTAGAATTGTGTATTCCCGTATTGGCAATTTTTGGCTTGGTAAAATTATTTAATGCATTTGAAAAGAAAGAAGAAAAAGAAAAAGCTTTAAAGTATTCAGCAATAATTACGGGTGGTTTGGCACTTGTTTTCTTGTTATTTAAATTATCTTTATTTGATTTTGTAGGCGTGAATGATGGTTACTATCGTCAGAATTATGGACAAGCATTTGTGGACGCTTTAAAAATGGATAGAAAAACTATTTTCACAAATGATACCATTAGAACTTTAATCTTGGTATTACTTTCGGCGGGTGCTATTTATATGTATTTAAAAAATAAACTCAAAGAAAAATGGGTTATTGTAGCATTTGGTGCTCTTATTTTATTTGATTTGGTTGGAGTAGATAGACGCTATGTAAATAATGATGACTTTGTATCGGCTATTCAAGTTAACAAGCCCTTTGAAGCTACAGAGGTTGATAATCACATTTTAAAAGACACCAGTTATTACCGTGTATTCGATTTGGTTGGAGGTGCAGCAAAACCATCTTATTTTCATAATTCGCTTAATGGTTATAATGCTGCGGAATTAAAACGTTACAGTGAGTTATTCGATTTTTATGTAGAAAAAAATAATATCAACGTGCTTAGTATGCTGAATACTAAGTATCTTATAGCGCAAGATAAAGAAGGGAATTTATTTCCTTATGAAAATGATGAAGCTAACGGACATGCATGGTTTATAAAAGAGCTAATACCTGTTACTTCAGCAAATGAAGAAATAAAAACACTCGATAGCTTAGATAATAAAAACAAAGCGGTTTATAATTCTGAAATTTATAAAAAATTAGAAAATAATTACAAGGTTGATTCTTTAGCTACTATAAAATTGGTGTCGTATAAACCAAATAATTTAAAATATCACTCGGATAATATAAACAGAGGATTTGCTGTCTTTTCTGAAATTTATTATGGTAACGGTTGGAAAACCTTTATTGATGGTAAAGAAACAACGCATATGCGTGTAAATTACACGTTGCGGGGTATGGAAATACCAGCAGGAAAACACACTATTGAATTTAAGTTCGACCCAGATGTGGTAAAAACTGGCAGTCGTATTGCATTAGCAAGTTCTATTTTGTTGGGCTTGTTATTGCTTGGTGGTTTATTCTACGAGTTTAAAATGAAAAAGGAAAGTGCGTAA
- a CDS encoding glycosyl transferase family 1, translated as MRKKALIITYYWPPAGGPGVQRWLKFVKYLPDFDIEPIIYIPENPNYPLIDDSLKSEVSDKLTILKQPINEPYKLAGLFSKKTSKTISKGIISENTTQSFIEKVLLFVRGNFFIPDARKGWVKPSVAFLLEYISKENIGTIITTGPPHSLHLIGLQLKEQLGVKWIADFRDPWTTIGYHKQLRLTASSKAKHKTLEKQVLTTANQIIVTSFTTKKEFQQITNQPIEVITNGYDNESVVGFEMDSKFTLAHIGSLLSKRNPEVLWRVLSDLISENISFSKDFQLNFTGFVSDDVLHSIEKYDLGNYVNNIGYVSHKEAIVFQKKSQILLLIEIDSDDTKCIIPGKLFEYMVSYRPIIALGPKESDVKKIIKETNTGNYFNYGDYDLLKSTILEHHKAYKNNSLQVHPIGLQKYSRKSLTEVLSKLL; from the coding sequence GTGCGTAAAAAAGCACTCATAATAACTTATTATTGGCCGCCTGCAGGTGGTCCTGGAGTGCAGCGTTGGTTAAAGTTTGTAAAGTATTTGCCAGATTTTGATATCGAACCTATTATTTATATTCCAGAAAACCCAAATTATCCTTTAATAGATGACAGTTTGAAATCAGAGGTTTCAGATAAACTTACAATTTTAAAGCAGCCTATTAATGAACCTTACAAATTGGCTGGATTATTTTCAAAAAAAACATCAAAAACTATAAGTAAAGGAATTATTTCCGAAAATACCACTCAAAGTTTTATTGAGAAAGTATTACTATTTGTAAGAGGAAATTTTTTTATACCTGATGCGCGTAAAGGTTGGGTAAAACCTTCGGTAGCATTTCTTTTAGAATATATTTCAAAAGAAAATATTGGAACTATTATCACTACAGGACCGCCACATAGTTTACATTTAATTGGTTTGCAGTTAAAAGAACAGCTAGGAGTGAAGTGGATTGCAGATTTTAGAGATCCTTGGACAACCATCGGGTATCACAAACAATTAAGATTAACGGCATCTTCAAAAGCAAAACATAAAACACTTGAAAAACAAGTTTTAACGACTGCAAATCAAATAATTGTTACGAGTTTCACAACAAAAAAGGAGTTTCAGCAAATAACCAATCAACCTATCGAAGTTATTACCAATGGTTATGATAATGAATCGGTTGTGGGATTTGAAATGGATTCAAAATTCACATTAGCACATATTGGATCGTTATTATCAAAACGAAATCCAGAAGTTTTATGGCGTGTTTTAAGTGATTTAATTTCAGAAAACATATCCTTTTCAAAAGACTTTCAACTAAACTTTACAGGTTTTGTGAGTGATGATGTACTTCATTCTATTGAAAAATATGATTTAGGTAATTATGTAAATAACATAGGTTATGTTTCACATAAAGAAGCTATTGTGTTTCAAAAAAAATCACAAATTTTATTGTTAATTGAAATAGATTCAGACGATACGAAATGTATCATTCCAGGGAAATTATTTGAGTACATGGTTTCCTATAGACCTATCATTGCATTAGGTCCAAAAGAATCAGACGTTAAAAAAATCATTAAAGAAACCAATACGGGGAACTATTTCAATTATGGTGATTATGATTTGTTGAAATCAACTATCTTAGAGCATCATAAAGCATATAAAAATAATTCACTGCAAGTACATCCCATAGGCTTGCAAAAATACAGCCGAAAATCGCTAACCGAAGTATTATCGAAATTACTATAA
- a CDS encoding aminotransferase class I/II-fold pyridoxal phosphate-dependent enzyme, translating to MKDLFEKIYKDKGPLGKWASQAEGYFVFPKLEGQISNRMKFQGKDVITWSINDYLGLANHPEVRKVDGEAGLAYGSAYPMGARMMSGHTDLHETLQKELAEFVEKEAAYLLNFGYQGMVSTIDALVSKDDIIVYDVDAHACIIDGVRLHMGKRFTYKHNDIVSLEKNLDRATKMAEQTGGGILVITEGVFGMRGEQGRLKEIAALKKKYNFRFLVDDAHGFGTQGETGAGTGEEQGVQDDIDVYFATFAKSMAGTGAFIAADKEIIDYLKYNLRSQMFAKSLQMQLVVGARKRLEMLKTMPELKNKLWENTNALQSGLKERGFDIGTTQSCVTPVYLKGSIPEAMALVKDLRENFGVFCSIVVYPVIPKGLILLRLIPTATHVLEDIQITLDAFDAIRARLENGTYQRLSASVVAAMGE from the coding sequence ATGAAAGATTTATTCGAGAAGATTTATAAAGACAAAGGTCCGTTAGGAAAATGGGCGTCTCAAGCTGAAGGGTATTTTGTATTTCCTAAATTAGAAGGACAGATATCAAACAGAATGAAATTTCAAGGAAAAGACGTTATTACTTGGAGTATAAATGATTATTTAGGATTAGCAAATCATCCTGAAGTACGTAAGGTAGATGGAGAAGCAGGACTAGCTTATGGCTCTGCATATCCTATGGGAGCTCGAATGATGTCTGGTCACACAGATCTTCATGAAACACTTCAAAAAGAGTTAGCTGAGTTTGTTGAAAAGGAAGCTGCCTATTTATTGAATTTTGGATATCAAGGGATGGTATCTACCATTGATGCTTTAGTGTCTAAAGATGATATTATTGTATATGACGTAGATGCACATGCTTGTATTATTGATGGTGTACGTCTTCATATGGGTAAGCGTTTTACTTACAAACATAATGATATTGTAAGTTTAGAAAAGAATCTTGATCGAGCTACTAAAATGGCTGAACAAACTGGAGGAGGTATTTTAGTTATCACTGAAGGTGTTTTTGGTATGCGTGGAGAACAAGGAAGGCTTAAAGAAATTGCTGCGCTTAAAAAGAAATATAATTTCAGGTTTTTAGTAGATGATGCTCACGGTTTTGGTACACAAGGTGAAACAGGTGCAGGTACAGGTGAAGAGCAAGGTGTTCAAGATGATATAGATGTTTATTTTGCTACGTTTGCAAAATCTATGGCAGGTACTGGAGCTTTTATAGCTGCGGATAAAGAGATTATAGATTATCTTAAGTATAATTTACGTTCTCAAATGTTTGCTAAATCGTTACAAATGCAATTAGTGGTTGGTGCAAGAAAGCGTTTAGAAATGCTTAAAACCATGCCAGAACTAAAAAATAAACTTTGGGAAAATACCAATGCGTTACAATCTGGACTTAAAGAAAGAGGTTTTGATATTGGAACAACGCAAAGTTGTGTAACGCCTGTATATTTAAAAGGAAGTATTCCTGAAGCCATGGCCTTAGTAAAAGATTTACGTGAGAATTTCGGCGTATTTTGTTCTATAGTGGTTTACCCGGTAATACCTAAAGGATTAATTTTATTAAGATTAATACCAACCGCAACCCATGTATTAGAAGATATTCAAATTACTTTAGATGCTTTTGATGCTATTCGAGCACGTTTGGAAAATGGGACTTACCAACGTTTATCTGCCTCAGTAGTAGCAGCTATGGGCGAATAA
- a CDS encoding cysteine synthase family protein, with product MKHRNQVFDNVLDLVGNTPLIKLNKVASKFKGQFYAKVESFNPGQSSKDRIATYIIEEAERKGILTPGSTIIETTSGNTGFSIAMVSIIKGYDCVLAVSSKSSADKIDMLKTMGAKVYVCPAHVSADDPRSYYEVAKRLHSEMKGSVYINQYFNQLNIDAHYKSTGPEIWKQTEGKITHLVACSGTGGTISGTAKYLKEQNPNIKVIGVDAFGSVLKKYHETKEFDEKEIYPYRIEGLGKNLIPGATDFDIIDEFVKVTDEESAHTARELARTEGLFVGYTSGAATQALKQLGEQGMFKKDDNVVVIFPDHGSRYMSKVYSDKWMQEQGFFDSINEATVKNIEYIK from the coding sequence ATGAAACACAGAAATCAAGTTTTTGATAATGTATTAGACTTAGTAGGCAATACACCGCTTATTAAACTTAATAAAGTAGCTTCAAAATTCAAAGGTCAATTTTACGCAAAAGTAGAATCTTTTAATCCAGGACAATCTTCAAAGGATAGAATAGCAACTTATATTATTGAAGAAGCAGAACGAAAGGGTATTTTAACCCCTGGATCTACCATCATAGAAACTACTTCTGGCAATACAGGTTTTAGTATTGCTATGGTAAGCATTATCAAAGGATATGATTGTGTTTTAGCAGTGAGTTCAAAATCTTCAGCAGATAAGATTGATATGCTAAAAACCATGGGAGCTAAAGTTTATGTATGTCCCGCGCATGTGAGTGCAGATGATCCTAGGTCTTATTATGAAGTTGCTAAAAGATTGCATAGTGAAATGAAAGGTTCTGTGTATATCAATCAATATTTTAACCAACTTAATATTGATGCACATTATAAATCTACGGGTCCAGAAATTTGGAAACAAACTGAAGGTAAAATTACACACCTTGTAGCTTGTAGTGGTACAGGTGGTACCATTTCTGGAACAGCAAAATATTTAAAAGAACAAAACCCAAATATAAAAGTTATTGGAGTCGATGCATTTGGTTCGGTACTTAAAAAATATCACGAAACAAAAGAGTTCGATGAAAAAGAAATTTATCCTTATAGGATTGAAGGTTTGGGAAAAAATTTAATTCCTGGAGCTACGGATTTTGATATTATTGATGAATTTGTAAAAGTAACAGATGAAGAAAGTGCTCATACAGCAAGAGAATTAGCAAGAACCGAAGGTCTTTTTGTAGGGTATACGTCGGGTGCTGCGACTCAGGCACTTAAGCAATTAGGAGAACAAGGTATGTTTAAAAAAGATGATAATGTAGTGGTAATTTTTCCAGACCATGGTTCACGTTACATGAGTAAAGTTTATAGTGATAAATGGATGCAAGAGCAAGGTTTCTTTGATAGTATAAATGAAGCCACAGTGAAAAACATAGAATATATAAAATAG